A DNA window from Setaria viridis chromosome 2, Setaria_viridis_v4.0, whole genome shotgun sequence contains the following coding sequences:
- the LOC117844190 gene encoding uncharacterized protein, with product MSPNSEQVWSVSEIMTMKSLIARHNTTTNNNTDIVEELQARFPWKEKRQVTDLYVDLVVDMIESGNQDAAARSSHMIKDIATSVEDPGIDNLDMLYGYLMEETRSMGLFLHGLRVYGRGNWKSISKYFVTTRTPMQVSSHAQKYFLKLENTARMQQRYSINDVSLYDTEPWVLNNASGRQHGLTGGTFIPNDHSSGDELTDMNNLSEVQSPLLYHANQATTGSIEVDAFAGSQQQIIGDTSTSEVPVMEGDGSQMPWTGDQHADFFLAYEWIWNMDMK from the exons ATGAGCCCCAATTCGGAGCAGGTGTGGAGCGTCTCGGAGATCATGACGATGAAATCTCTCATTGCCAGgcacaacaccaccaccaacaacaaCACTGATATTGTGGAAGAGCTACAAGCACGGTTCCCTTGGAAGGAGAAGCGTCAGGTAACCGACTTGTATGTTGACCTTGTGGTGGATATGATTGAAAGTGGCAATCAGGATGCGGCAGCAAGGAGCAGCCACATGATTAAAGACATTGCAACATCTGTGGAGGATCCAGGCATTGATAACCTCGACATGTTGTATGGTTATCTGATGGAGGAGACACGGAGCATGGG GTTGTTCCTCCATGGTCTGCGTGTGTACGGCCGTGGTAACTGGAAGAGCATTTCCAAGTATTTTGTTACAACTAGGACACCAATGCAAGTCTCCAGCCATGCCCAGAAGTACTTTCTTAAGCTAGAGAACACTGCGAGGATGCAACAACGCTACAGCATCAATGATGTCAGTCTCTATGACACTGAGCCCTGGGTGCTGAACAATGCTTCAGGCAGGCAGCATGGGCTCACTGGGGGCACCTTCATCCCAAATGACCACAGCTCCGGTGATGAGCTCACTGACATGAACAACCTATCCGAAGTCCAATCACCATTGTTGTATCACGCCAACCAGGCAACCACCGGGAGCATAGAGGTGGATGCCTTTGCTGGTAGTCAGCAGCAGATAATAGGTGACACTAGTACTTCTGAGGTTCCAGTGATGGAGGGTGATGGGAGCCAGATGCCCTGGACTGGTGATCAGCATGCAGATTTTTTTCTTGCTTATGAGTGGATTTGGAACATGGACATGAAATAG